The following nucleotide sequence is from Paenibacillus andongensis.
GGAGGCTCGATGGCCTCCTATGCGTACCGGCATTTCGCGAAGCCGGTCGTTGTAGAGACGATTCAGGCACATGCCGGAATCGATATTGGCAGCACGCTCATCGGGATGCATCTGCGCCCTGTTGCTGTGCCAGCAAGACCGCAAGTAACGTACATTGGCCATGCCTATGTAACGATGGCTTTTACTCGGCCTAAGCTGATTGGCGGTACAAGAGCTGTATACCTACTTGATGAAGCGGAACAACTCTATCAAACAGCCGCACCTGATGCGGATTGCTAGTCATTACCTCAATGAATAAAGACTTAACAAATAAGACTATCCTGTAGGAGGAATTTAATATGACAAACTTTTTGAGCAAACAAGATCCTAAAATTGTAGCAGCCATGAACCTTGAGCTTGCCCGTCAACGTGACAAAATTGAACTTATTGCATCCGAAAACATCGTAAGCCAAGCTGTTCTTGAAGCTATGGGTACGGTGCTAACGAACAAATATGCAGAAGGCTACCCAGGCAAAAGATACTATGGCGGCTGCGAGCACGTAGACATCGTAGAAGATATCGCTCGCGATCGTGCAAAAGAGCTTTTCGGTGCTGAGCACGCGAACGTTCAACCGCATTCCGGTGCACAAGCCAACATGGCTGTTTACCTGGCAGCTCTAAACCCTGGAGATACGGTTCTGGGTATGAACCTGGCACACGGTGGTCACTTAACGCACGGTAGCCCTGTGAATGCATCCGGTATTCTGTACAACTTCGTAGCTTACGGCGTAAGCGAAAAAGATTTCCGCATTGATTACGACGATGTTCGTAAAGCTGCATTCAAACACAAGCCTCGCATGCTCGTAGCTGGCGCAAGTGCTTACCCGCGCACGATCGATTTCGAAGCATTGGCTTCCATCGCTAATGATGTGGGCGCGTTGTTCTTCGTCGATATGGCTCATATCGCGGGTCTTGTTGCTGCTGGTTTGCATCCGAACCCAGTGCCGCACGCACATTTCGTAACGACTACAACGCACAAAACACTTCGCGGTCCTCGCGGCGGTATGATTCTTACGCGCAAATCTTGGGCAGCAGCGATCGATAAAGCGGTTTTCCCTGGTACCCAAGGTGGTCCTTTGATGCATACGATTGCAGCAAAAGCTGTTTCCTTCGGTGAAGCTCTGCAACCAGATTTCAAAACATACGGACAAAACGTAATCAACAATGCGCAAGCATTGGCGACTGCTTTAACAGCTGAAGGTATTAACCTTGTTTCCGGTGGTACAGATAACCACTTGATGCTGATCGATTTGCGCAACTTGAACATTTCAGGTAAAGACGCTGAACATGTTCTAGACGAAATCGGTATTACAGCAAACAAAAACGCGATTCCTTTTGACCCAACAAGTCCGTTCATTACTAGTGGTATCCGTCTAGGTACACCGGCAGTAACATCCCGTGGAATGAATGAAGAAGCGATGAAAACAATCGCGAAAGTGATTGGACTTACCTTGAAAAACCCGAAAGACGAAGCTGTTCTTGAGAAAGCGCGCGGTTTAGTGAAAGACCTGACAGCTCAGTTTCCGCTCTACCCAGGGTTAACTTATTAATTCTTGTACCAAAATAGGTTCAGGCCGGCTCTCTGGAGTCGGTTTTTTTTTTACCCTTTTATCCGTCCAGGGGCTGTTGACGAAAGGATGGTGGCAGACCTATACTTCTTGGTAATTCGTGTAAAAGGAGGTTGCATTCATGCAGCTTGTTTTACAGTATGTGCAGTTGAAAACAACGATCATGCGGGTCCACAATTTTCAACAAACCGATATGGATGTGCCCGTGTCCGTTGAAGAAATAGCCGGTTACCTGTATTGTACGGAACGCAATGTGAAAATATTGATTCGCAAGATGACTGAGATGGCATGGATTTCCTGGACACCGGGTCGCGGACGCGGCAATCGTTCTACGATCCGGTTTCTGGCTTCCGTCGAAGATCTTTTGTTTACGGAAGCGAAAATGCATGTTGAACAGGGAAATTTAAACAGCGCGATGAGTTTGTTTCAAATAGAAGGATTGGATTCGGGAGTCATGGATCGATTCTTAGCCTGGTTAGGAAGTTACTTTGGGTATAAAGGGACTCTTGAGTCCGGCGATCCTGAAACCCTTCGATTGCCGATGCAGATGAGAGTTTTGACCCTAGACCCTGTGGATGTGCTCTTCTCAGGCGATCTCCATTTAGTAAAGCAGGCTTTCGATACGCTCCTCTATTTTAATCCTGAAAGCGGCTGCCTAGAGCCAGGTTTAGCGCATGATTGGGAATGTAACGAAAATGCAACGGTCTGGACGTTTTATTTACGTAAGCGGGTGCGATTCCATCATGGTCGTGAGATGACATCGGCAGATGCGGTCTTTTCGCTAAATCGGGTGCGTACGCTCGGCACGGAAGCTTCACCAAGTAGATGGCTGCTGGAATCGGTTAGAGAAATCCGCGCAGTGGATCGGCTAACCGTTAGAGTTGAGCTGGATGCGCCGAATTATATGCTTCCTCATTACGTAAGTTGCTACCAAGCTGCGATCGTACCGGCTGATGTGTACAGTGCTCAGAAAGTGAGCGATCCAGGCATGCTGCCCGTTGGGACGGGTCCGTTCCGGATTACGAGGTATGATGAAGGAGGCGTAACCTTCGAAGCGTTCGAGAATTATTACCGGGAGTCGGCTCACCTGGATCGTATCGAACTGCTTTGCGTCCCGGAAATGGTGAGCGAGCGAAGGTGGCAGCAGCTGAACTTCCAAATGGGCAAGCTCAGTCATTCTAAACAGCCGGCACCGGCGCATTGGTGCAAGAAAGAAATCATGATGCTGGGTTCCAGCATGCTGGTCTTTAATTTACGAAAGGAAGGGCCTCAGCAGCATAGCCATTTTCGTCAAGCGCTGCAGCTAGTTCTTAACCGCAGCGGCATGATTAAGGAACTGGGGTTATACAATGCAATACCTGCCGCGGATTTCTTGCCAACCGATTCACCGGCCGAGCAGCCAGAAGATTACCAACCTGAACGAGCTAGAGAATTGCTAAAGCAAGGCGGGTATGATGGTCAGTCGGTTAGGATGATTTTTACTCAAAAAAACCGTAACTTAGCTGAATGGGTTCATGCTCGCTGCCTCGAAATCGGAATTCAGGTTGCTCTGCAGGAATATTCTTATGAGGAAATGTCCAAGGTGGAACGGATGCAATGTGCAGATATCATTGTCGGCGGGGTTGTCGCAGATGACGACGAGGCCCGTTGTCTGATTGAGATGTACAAGATTGGCAACTTGGCGCTGCGCGTATACGCGACGGATGAGCAGCGCAAAATGTTCGATGAAACCATTGCCTCCATCGAAGCTGAGCCTGACAGTCAGGTACGTTTGCAACGGATCCGCTCTATGCAAGGATTATTATCGCAAAACCAATCGGTCTTATTTCTTCTTCATACGACTCAACAATTAGTGTATAGCCCGCATCTTCAAGGTATTTCTTTCAATACGCTCGGTTGGTTCGATTTCAAGAGCATCTGGTACTGCCCCGAAATCGTGGATTGAGCTGATATCATGTTATACCAAAGCCGCTAGGGTGAATAATCCCAGTGGTTTTTTTCTTACAAAATGGATATTCACGGAAGCTTTGGTTTTACAGAGGATAAGTTGGATAACATATGATATAATGGACGAGGTTTGTCGTACCATGACGATATTTTGTTGTGAAATACATATAAAACGCAGCTTTTTAGGAGGAAATTATGGGGAAGTTATTTATTTGTGATCATCCGCTAATTCAACATAAGCTAACTTATATTCGGGATGAGAATACGAAAACGAAGGATTTTCGAGATCTCGTAGACGAGGTTGCGACTTTAATGGCCTATGAGATTACAAGAGATATTCCGCTTGAGCATGTACAGGTGAAAACGCCGGTGACTACAGCAGATTGCCGTATTATTTCTGGCAGAATGCTGGGACTCATTCCGATTCTGCGCGCAGGTTTGGGGATGGTGGATGGGATACTTAAGCTGATTCCGGCTGCAAAAGTTGGACATGTTGGCCTGTACCGTGATCCTGACACGCTTCAACCTGTCGAGTATTATGTGAAGCTGCCGACGGATGTCCTGGAGCGGGAGTTAATTGTTATTGACCCGATGCTGGCCACAGGCGGATCTGCGAATATGGCGATTGAAGTGCTGAAACGCAGAGGCTGTACGCAAATGAAGCTGATGTGCTTAATTGCAGCACCAGAAGGGATCAAAGCGGTTCAACAAGAGCACCCGGATGTTGATATTTACGTAGCTGCCGTTGACGACTACCTGAACGATCATGGCTATATCGTACCGGGACTTGGTGACGCAGGGGATCGTCTGTTCGGCACTAAATAATTGGCTCTAAAGGGAGAAGAAACCGATGAAACGTTTAAAAGTTATTACGATCTTCGGAACAAGACCCGAAGCGATTAAGATGGCTCCACTTATTTTGGAGCTGGAGAAGCATCCTGAGCATATCGAGTCCCTTGTCTGTGTGACAGCTCAGCATCGACAAATGCTCGATCAGGTGCTCGATATTTTCAAAATTACACCTGATTTCGACTTGAACGTCATGAAAGACCGTCAAACGCTGAATGAGATTACGATGCGTGTTCTGCAAGGTTTGGAGCCTGTCTTCCAAGAAGCGAAGCCTGACCTGATTCTCGTGCACGGCGATACGTTGACAACATTCCTTGCAAGTTATGCGGCATTCATGCAGCAAATTCAAGTGGGACATGTCGAGGCCGGTCTTCGTACGTGGAACAAAATGTCCCCTTACCCGGAGGAAATGAACCGCCAATTAACGGGTGTGCTAGCGGATCTACACTTTGCGCCAACGCAGCAATCCGCCGACAATCTGCGCAAAGAAAATAAATCTGAATCGCAGATTTATGTGACGGGGAATACGGTTACGGATGTGTTTAAATACACGGTACAAGAGAAATTCGAACACCCTGTCTTGGAATGGGCAGCGGGCCGCAAGCTGATCTTGATGACAGCGCATCGCCGTGAAGCGCAAGGTGAGCCTCACCGTCAAATCTTCCGTGCTGTGAAACGTATTGCCGATGAGTTCGAAGATATTGCGATCGTGTATCCCGTGCATCCAAGTCCTGCGGTCAAGGAACCTGCACATGAGATCCTGGGCAATCATCCACGCATCAAGCTGGTAGACCCATTTGACGTTTTCGAGTTCCACAACTTCTATCCGCACGCTCATATGATCCTGACAGACTCTGGTGGTCTTCAAGAAGAAGCGCCGTCTTTCGGTGTGCCGGTCCTAGTTCTGCGCGATACGACAGAACGTCCAGAAGGTATCCAGGCAGGTACGCTTGAACTCGTTGGAACGGATGAGGAAGTGGTCTATGAGCGTGCTCGCGCGCTTCTAACGGATCCAGATTTATACAACAAAATGAGTCAAGCCGCCAACCCTTATGGGGACGGAAAAGCTTCCGAACGTATCGTGCAAGCGATACTTCATCACTTCGGCAAGACCTCTGAGCGACCGGAAGCATTCTAACCGTGACAAAATCATGACAAACGCTACAGCGTACAGTTCGACTGTTTGGTTTGGAAACTCGCAAACCCTAGAGCCACAAGGCTCTGAGGGATTTTGTGAGAAGTCACAAATGAAGTTCCGTCAATTGACAAACCTTGCATGGCTTCGATACAATGAATGAGGATTCGTAGTACTATGTCTACGAAGCGGGTTTTCCATGCGGAAAACTCTCAGGAGGATGCGATGAAACGGCCAAATCCCAATGATAATCCGTGGCGGGCAGTAGCCCTAACTAGTGCAATTGGTATCGACCTCGTAGTATGTTTAGCAGCCGGGTATTTCTTCGGCGATTGGTTGAGTCACACACTAGGGGGACAGCTCTGGTTGTTAGGCGGGTTCTTGCTAGGGCTTGTAACCGGAATCATTAGCATTTACTTCATGATAAAGCATTACGGAGGGCTATGATGGATGACTTTTCAGCCACTCTGAAAACGGTTCAAAATGTGTTTCTTTTCTTCTTATCCTTTTGTTTGGCTGCATGGGCGCTTTTTGTCGATTACCGGGTTTACATTGCCGGTCTTATGCTTGGAGCTGTTGCGAGCATGATCAATGCAAGGTTCCTAGCCTGGAAAATCAACAAGTTGGCAGCAGCTGCGATAGAGCAGAAAGGGCGCAAGGTGACCCTTGGTTTTCTGACAAGAGCAGCAATCGCTGGCTTTGTAGGACTGGTTGCCGTTCGGTATCCCGAGCAAGTCGCATTAACGACGACAATTGTTGGATACTTTTTTGCTCAATTGGCAACACTCGTACTGGGTATTCTTTCTATTAGGAAGTCAAAGAAGTAATTCCATTCGATGAAAGGGGTGAAAATGGAAAACATGGAACATCACGTACCAGAGTTTGAGTGGTTAGGTATTCATTTCGACGCATCTGCACTCATGATGATCGGAATTACCACACTTATCGTGCTTATCCTTGCAATCGCAGGGGCCAGCCGAGCATCCGTAACGAATCCTTCGAAATTGCAAAACTTCATGGAATGGACGATTGAGTTTGTAGAAGGCATCATCGGAAGCACGATTGGATCCAAACACGGTAAAGGTTTTATCGCATTAGGTCTTACGCTCATTATGTATATCTTTATCGGCAACATGCTTGGTCTCCCTTTCTCGATTGTGACAGAAGATCACGTGTCATGGTGGAAATCGCCAACAGCTGATATCGCAGTAACAGGAGCACTAACCGTTATCGTTATTGTATTAAGTCACTACTTAGGAATAACGCGTAACACGAAACACTATTTCGCACATTACTTTGAGTACAAAGGGGCAATGTTGATCCTTCATTTGATTGAAGTTGTATCAAAGCCGCTTACGCTCGCTTTCCGTCTTTACGGTAACATTTATGCAGGTGAAATTATGATATCTGTCATCATCGGAGCAGGATGGTTTGGAATTGCGCCTCTCTTTGTATGGCAGGGCTTCAGTGTGTTCGTAGGTGCGATTCAAGCCTTCGTATTCACGATGCTAACAATGGTTTACATCTCACAAACGCTGATTCACGAAGAAGAGCATTAAGAGTAAGACTTACCTCGGGAAGTCTCGAGTCACTTATAAAAAAACAACAAACTTAAGAGTTTAAGGGAGGATTTTATCAATGGGAGCAATAGCATTAGTAGCAGCAGGTATCGTATTTGGTTTGGGAGCACTAGGTGCAGGTATTGGTAACGGTTTGATCGTAGGTCGCGCTTTGGAAGGTATTTCTCGTCAACCAGAACTTCGTGGTACGCTTCAAACAACAATGTTTATCGGGGTAGGTCTAGTAGAGGCAATGCCGGTCGTTGCATTGGTTCTTGCGTTCATCTTTATGGGAAAAGCTTAAGAAACCGTTCGGCGGGGATGGCTACAGTCGCCACCACGCCTTCGTTTTGCCCATGTTATCAGAAGGGAGTGACGTTACTTGCATATTGAATGGTCCACATTTTGGATTCAACTAATCGCGTTCTTAATTTTATATTTGTTGCTTTCTAAATTTGCGTTCGGTCCTCTGTTCGGCATGATGGAGAAACGCAGACAATTGGTTAAAGATCAAATTCAAACAGCTGAAGCGAGCCGCAAGCAAGCTGATCAACTGTTAGAGGAACAAAAGCAAGCGCTGCAACAAACTCGTAAGGAAGCTTATGACATCATTGAGCAAGCGAAGCATACGGGTTCCAAGCAAGCTGATGATATTATTCATGCTGCTAGTGCAGAAGCAATTCGTCTGAAAGACGAAGCGCTGAAAGATATCGAAAATGAGAAGAACAAAGCGGTTGCCGCTCTTCGCAGCCAAGTAGGCGCGATGTCCGTTCTGATCGCATCCAAAATTATTGAGAAACAAATCGACGAAAAGTCACAAGAAGAACTTGTTGAGCATTACCTCAAAGAGGTAGGAGGCAACGTATGAGTGACATCGTCGTAGCGAAGCGTTATGCCAAAGCTCTGTTCGAAGTAGCGAAGGAAAAGAATATCATTTCCCAAGTTGAAGCTGAGCTTAAATCTGTAGCTAGTGCGATTAGGGACAATGCAGACTTGCAGAAGTTCCTGAACCATCCGAACATCGGGAATTCCGCTAAAACGGACCTGCTGAAGCAGATTTTCGAAGGCAAAGTTTCCGAACCGGTGTGGAACACGCTGCTTGTCTTGATTGATAAAGGTAGACAGTCGATTCTTTCCGCTTTGGCGAGTGACTATGCTAAAGTTGCGAATGAAGCGCTCGGTCAAGCGAGTGCGACGGTATACTCGGCATCCGTACTTTCGGATGCACAGCAAGCTGAGATTGCTTCACATTTCAGTAAAGTAACAGGTAAAACGATCCGTGTTTCGTCTGTGGTTGAGCCTAAGCTGCTCGGCGGCATTCAAGTGCGTATCGGTGATCGTTTATATGATGGAAGCTTGGCAGGCAAACTTGATCGTTTGGCCAAAGCGTTAGTTTAATATAAGCACTGTAAGAATAGGGGTGAAGTTCGTTGAGTATCAAACCTGAAGAAATCAGCTCATTGATTAAACAACAGATTGAAAACTATAAATCCGATATCCAAGTAGTTGATGTAGGTACAGTCATTCAAGTAGGTGACGGTATTGCTCGTGCTCACGGCTTGGAAAACGTTATGGCAGGCGAGCTGCTTGAGTTCCCAAGTGGCGTTCTTGGCTATGCCTTTAACCTTGAGGAAAGCAACGTAGGTATCGTTATTCTTGGACCTTACAAAGATATCCGTGAAGGCGACCAAGTTAAACGTACTGGACGTATCATGGAGGTTCCTGTAGGTGAAGAACTTCTGGGCCGTGTAGTAAACGCACTTGGTCAACCAGTTGATGGCAGAGGTCCTATCAATACAACAGCTTTCCGTCCTGTAGAAAACATGGCACCAGGGGTTATGGCGCGTAAATCCGTTCATGAGCCTATGCAAACAGGGATCAAAGCGATTGACGCAATGGTACCGGTAGGTCGTGGACAACGTGAGTTGATCATTGGTGACCGTCAAACTGGTAAAACAGCTATTGCGATCGATGCGATCATCAACCAAAAAGGCAATGGCGTGAAATGTATCTACGTTGCTATCGGTCAAAAACAATCCACAGTTGTAGGTGTTGTTGAAACCCTTCGTGCTGCTGGCGCGCTTGACTATACAATCGTTGTAACAGCTTCCGCTTCCGAGCCTTCACCGATGCTATGGTTAGCACCATACTCCGGTTGTGCTATGGCTGAGTACTTTATGTACAAAGGCGAGCACGTTCTTATCGTATATGATGACTTGTCCAAACAAGCTGCCGCATACCGTGAGTTGTCCCTCTTGCTTCGTCGTCCACCAGGTCGTGAAGCTTATCCAGGTGACGTATTCTACTTGCACTCCCGTTTGCTGGAGCGCGCTGCGAAATTGAACGATGAGCTTGGCGGCGGTTCGATTACTGCACTTCCATTCATCGAGACACAAGCGGGCGATATCTCCGCATACATTCCAACGAACGTAATTTCCATTACGGACGGTCAAATCTTCCTTGAGTCCGACCTGTTCTACTCCGGTCAGCGTCCAGCGGTAAACGTTGGTAACTCTGTATCCCGTGTAGGGGGCTCCGCTCAAACGAAAGCGATGAAAAAAGTTGCCGGTACACTGCGTGTAGACTTGGCTCAATACCGTGAGCTTGCAGCCTTCGCAGCATTCGGATCTGACCTTGATAGAGCAACAAAAGCCCGTCTTGATCGCGGGGTTCGCACACTGGAAATCTTGAAGCAAGGCGTGCATCAGCCGCTTTCCCTGGAGAAACAAGTTTGCTCCCTGTACACGGTCGTTAAAGGCCATGTAGATGACATTCCAGTACAAGACGTAACTCGTTTTGAAGCGCAATTCTTGGCTTACTTGGAATCCAATCGTCCGGAAATTTTGAACAGCATTCGTGATACCAAAGATATTACTGCGGATAACGACAAAGCGCTGGTTGAAGCTATCGGTACTTTCAAAAAGAGCTTCGCAGTTTCTGAATAAGGCATGGGGGCTTGAGCTTCTTGATGAAAGAAGCTCAGCTACTCCAAGTTGCGCCTGATTGCAGGCTTTCGCCCGTATTCAGGCTTCCGAATGAAGGCTTCCAAAGCCTCAAAAGAGAGGTGAGCAGGTATGGCAAAAGGAATGCGCGAGATTAAGCGCCAAATCAAATCCACTCAAAGCACGAAGCAAATCACCAGGGCAATGGAAATGGTTGCAGCAGCGAACCTTCGTAGAGCGCAGCAATCAGCGGAAGCGGCACGTCCGTACTCCGAGAAATTGAAGGAAGTGGTTGCAAGCATCGCAGCTGGCACCAAAGGCGTAAAGCACCCGATGTTACAATCACGTGAAGTGAAGAAAACGGCCTATTTGGTCATTACTTCCGATCGTGGTCTAGCTGGAGGTTACAACGCTAACGTGTTGCGTAAAGCGATGACTGAAATTCGTGAGAACCATAAATCAACAGCGGAGTACTCGATCTTCGTAATCGGACGTAAAGGAAGCAATTTCTTCTCGAAACGAAATATTCCGATTGTTGAAGAAGTAACCGGTGTACCGGATACGCCAAAATTTGCGGATATTAAGCCAGTTGCAGCAGCAGCGGTTGCTAATTTCGTAAATGGCAAATACGACCAATTGTTCTTGATTTATAATAAGTTCCAAAATGCGATTACTCAAATTCCAACCATGATTCGTCTGCTTCCGATGGAAGATGTATCCGGCGTGGCTGCAGCTAGCTATGAGTATGAGCCGTCACCGGAAGGCGTACTGGAAGTACTGCTCCCTAAATATGCTGAGACGCTTATTTACAGTGCT
It contains:
- the glyA gene encoding serine hydroxymethyltransferase codes for the protein MTNFLSKQDPKIVAAMNLELARQRDKIELIASENIVSQAVLEAMGTVLTNKYAEGYPGKRYYGGCEHVDIVEDIARDRAKELFGAEHANVQPHSGAQANMAVYLAALNPGDTVLGMNLAHGGHLTHGSPVNASGILYNFVAYGVSEKDFRIDYDDVRKAAFKHKPRMLVAGASAYPRTIDFEALASIANDVGALFFVDMAHIAGLVAAGLHPNPVPHAHFVTTTTHKTLRGPRGGMILTRKSWAAAIDKAVFPGTQGGPLMHTIAAKAVSFGEALQPDFKTYGQNVINNAQALATALTAEGINLVSGGTDNHLMLIDLRNLNISGKDAEHVLDEIGITANKNAIPFDPTSPFITSGIRLGTPAVTSRGMNEEAMKTIAKVIGLTLKNPKDEAVLEKARGLVKDLTAQFPLYPGLTY
- a CDS encoding ABC transporter substrate-binding protein, translated to MQLVLQYVQLKTTIMRVHNFQQTDMDVPVSVEEIAGYLYCTERNVKILIRKMTEMAWISWTPGRGRGNRSTIRFLASVEDLLFTEAKMHVEQGNLNSAMSLFQIEGLDSGVMDRFLAWLGSYFGYKGTLESGDPETLRLPMQMRVLTLDPVDVLFSGDLHLVKQAFDTLLYFNPESGCLEPGLAHDWECNENATVWTFYLRKRVRFHHGREMTSADAVFSLNRVRTLGTEASPSRWLLESVREIRAVDRLTVRVELDAPNYMLPHYVSCYQAAIVPADVYSAQKVSDPGMLPVGTGPFRITRYDEGGVTFEAFENYYRESAHLDRIELLCVPEMVSERRWQQLNFQMGKLSHSKQPAPAHWCKKEIMMLGSSMLVFNLRKEGPQQHSHFRQALQLVLNRSGMIKELGLYNAIPAADFLPTDSPAEQPEDYQPERARELLKQGGYDGQSVRMIFTQKNRNLAEWVHARCLEIGIQVALQEYSYEEMSKVERMQCADIIVGGVVADDDEARCLIEMYKIGNLALRVYATDEQRKMFDETIASIEAEPDSQVRLQRIRSMQGLLSQNQSVLFLLHTTQQLVYSPHLQGISFNTLGWFDFKSIWYCPEIVD
- the upp gene encoding uracil phosphoribosyltransferase, with the protein product MGKLFICDHPLIQHKLTYIRDENTKTKDFRDLVDEVATLMAYEITRDIPLEHVQVKTPVTTADCRIISGRMLGLIPILRAGLGMVDGILKLIPAAKVGHVGLYRDPDTLQPVEYYVKLPTDVLERELIVIDPMLATGGSANMAIEVLKRRGCTQMKLMCLIAAPEGIKAVQQEHPDVDIYVAAVDDYLNDHGYIVPGLGDAGDRLFGTK
- the wecB gene encoding non-hydrolyzing UDP-N-acetylglucosamine 2-epimerase yields the protein MKRLKVITIFGTRPEAIKMAPLILELEKHPEHIESLVCVTAQHRQMLDQVLDIFKITPDFDLNVMKDRQTLNEITMRVLQGLEPVFQEAKPDLILVHGDTLTTFLASYAAFMQQIQVGHVEAGLRTWNKMSPYPEEMNRQLTGVLADLHFAPTQQSADNLRKENKSESQIYVTGNTVTDVFKYTVQEKFEHPVLEWAAGRKLILMTAHRREAQGEPHRQIFRAVKRIADEFEDIAIVYPVHPSPAVKEPAHEILGNHPRIKLVDPFDVFEFHNFYPHAHMILTDSGGLQEEAPSFGVPVLVLRDTTERPEGIQAGTLELVGTDEEVVYERARALLTDPDLYNKMSQAANPYGDGKASERIVQAILHHFGKTSERPEAF
- a CDS encoding AtpZ/AtpI family protein, encoding MKRPNPNDNPWRAVALTSAIGIDLVVCLAAGYFFGDWLSHTLGGQLWLLGGFLLGLVTGIISIYFMIKHYGGL
- a CDS encoding ATP synthase subunit I encodes the protein MDDFSATLKTVQNVFLFFLSFCLAAWALFVDYRVYIAGLMLGAVASMINARFLAWKINKLAAAAIEQKGRKVTLGFLTRAAIAGFVGLVAVRYPEQVALTTTIVGYFFAQLATLVLGILSIRKSKK
- the atpB gene encoding F0F1 ATP synthase subunit A is translated as MEHHVPEFEWLGIHFDASALMMIGITTLIVLILAIAGASRASVTNPSKLQNFMEWTIEFVEGIIGSTIGSKHGKGFIALGLTLIMYIFIGNMLGLPFSIVTEDHVSWWKSPTADIAVTGALTVIVIVLSHYLGITRNTKHYFAHYFEYKGAMLILHLIEVVSKPLTLAFRLYGNIYAGEIMISVIIGAGWFGIAPLFVWQGFSVFVGAIQAFVFTMLTMVYISQTLIHEEEH
- the atpE gene encoding F0F1 ATP synthase subunit C, with protein sequence MGAIALVAAGIVFGLGALGAGIGNGLIVGRALEGISRQPELRGTLQTTMFIGVGLVEAMPVVALVLAFIFMGKA
- the atpF gene encoding F0F1 ATP synthase subunit B, with the translated sequence MHIEWSTFWIQLIAFLILYLLLSKFAFGPLFGMMEKRRQLVKDQIQTAEASRKQADQLLEEQKQALQQTRKEAYDIIEQAKHTGSKQADDIIHAASAEAIRLKDEALKDIENEKNKAVAALRSQVGAMSVLIASKIIEKQIDEKSQEELVEHYLKEVGGNV
- a CDS encoding F0F1 ATP synthase subunit delta — encoded protein: MSDIVVAKRYAKALFEVAKEKNIISQVEAELKSVASAIRDNADLQKFLNHPNIGNSAKTDLLKQIFEGKVSEPVWNTLLVLIDKGRQSILSALASDYAKVANEALGQASATVYSASVLSDAQQAEIASHFSKVTGKTIRVSSVVEPKLLGGIQVRIGDRLYDGSLAGKLDRLAKALV
- the atpA gene encoding F0F1 ATP synthase subunit alpha — its product is MSIKPEEISSLIKQQIENYKSDIQVVDVGTVIQVGDGIARAHGLENVMAGELLEFPSGVLGYAFNLEESNVGIVILGPYKDIREGDQVKRTGRIMEVPVGEELLGRVVNALGQPVDGRGPINTTAFRPVENMAPGVMARKSVHEPMQTGIKAIDAMVPVGRGQRELIIGDRQTGKTAIAIDAIINQKGNGVKCIYVAIGQKQSTVVGVVETLRAAGALDYTIVVTASASEPSPMLWLAPYSGCAMAEYFMYKGEHVLIVYDDLSKQAAAYRELSLLLRRPPGREAYPGDVFYLHSRLLERAAKLNDELGGGSITALPFIETQAGDISAYIPTNVISITDGQIFLESDLFYSGQRPAVNVGNSVSRVGGSAQTKAMKKVAGTLRVDLAQYRELAAFAAFGSDLDRATKARLDRGVRTLEILKQGVHQPLSLEKQVCSLYTVVKGHVDDIPVQDVTRFEAQFLAYLESNRPEILNSIRDTKDITADNDKALVEAIGTFKKSFAVSE
- the atpG gene encoding ATP synthase F1 subunit gamma; this translates as MAKGMREIKRQIKSTQSTKQITRAMEMVAAANLRRAQQSAEAARPYSEKLKEVVASIAAGTKGVKHPMLQSREVKKTAYLVITSDRGLAGGYNANVLRKAMTEIRENHKSTAEYSIFVIGRKGSNFFSKRNIPIVEEVTGVPDTPKFADIKPVAAAAVANFVNGKYDQLFLIYNKFQNAITQIPTMIRLLPMEDVSGVAAASYEYEPSPEGVLEVLLPKYAETLIYSAVLEGKASEFGARMTAMNSATKNATKMINSYTLAYNRARQASITQEISEIVAGANANA